In Clostridium omnivorum, the DNA window TGTGTAATACCTGCTTCCATTGAATTTCTTGTTCTAGTACTTTCTTCAAAAAACATTAAAAATGCAGTTTTATCTTTTAGTAAATTACAAGGCTCATTGAGTGCATGCTTCAGTTTTAAGTACTTTGCAACTTCGAAAACTGTATCAAGCTCACCTTTGCTCCAATCTTGACATGTTATTAAGTGCTTCTTTCTAAATTTTGTATCCATTTTTTATCCCCCTACTCTATATAAATAATTAGATTTCTTTCTATTTAAGATTGTTTAGTAATGTTTTCGGGAATGCAGCATAGAACTTGCAGGCTTCAACTAAATGCTGAACTGGAACCTGGTCTTTAGGACTGTGAGCATACACTTCATTAGCTGGTCCAAATCCAATAGTAGGAATACCAAACCTACCCATAATAGAAACGCCATTTGTACTAAAAGTCCATTTATCTACCTTTGGCTCTTCATTAAACATTTCTTTATAGGTTTCCACTGCTGATTCTATAAGCACATGCTTTTCATCGATTACCCAAGTGGGATAATATTTATCAGTAGGATAAACCAATCCAGTATAGCTAGGCTGAGCATAAGTTAACACCTCAACAATAGCATCTTCAGCACCTTTAATAGCTTTGATTTCTGCTACAGCTGATTCCAAAGTTTCTCCAGCAGTAAGTCTTCTATCTAGTTGTATGGTACATTCATCTGGCACTGCACATTGAGACGGAGATTTAAAAAATATTTGAGTGACTGTTACTGTTCCTTTCCCTAAAAAAGGATCTTCTTTTAAATTTTCATTTAATTTTTCTATTCCCTGTATTATTGGTACCATTTTATATATTGCATTTACCCCTCTCTCTGGTGCACTCCCATGACAGGATAATCCTTTTGTAGTAACAATCAATTCCATTCTTCCCCTATGTCCTCTATAAATATTTAAATTAGTTGGTTCTGTAATAACTACATAATTAGGTTTTATGTTGTCTTGTTCAATAATATACTGCCAGCAAAGGCCGTCACAGTCTTCCTCCATAACCGTGCCAGTTATGTATAAAGTATAATCATCTGTTAAACCAAGTTCCTTTATTATCTTTCCTGCATAAACCATAGATGCCATTCCACCCTCTTGGTCTGAGGCCCCTCTTCCATAAATTATTCCATCTCTTAGTTCTCCCTCAAAGGGATCAACTTCCCAAAGCGATGAGTCACCTACGTCAACAGTATCAATATGTGCATCCATTGCAATAACAGTTTTACCACTGCCTATTCTCCCAATAATATTGCCCATCTTATCTATGATCACTTCATCAAAGCCTACCTTGTCCATTTCGTATTTAATTCTTTCAATTACTTTTTTTTCATTACAGCTAGTGCTTGGTATACTCACCATATCCCTTAAGAAAGCCACCATGTCATCTTTATACTTCTCACTAAGCTCTGATATTTGATTCTTTAGCTCCATATATTTTCCCCCAAACATTTTTATTTACCACAATATAACAAAGCAAAACCCGTGCCAATTTTACTCATATCATATTTTTTAAATTATATTTTTCTAATTTTCTATAAAGTGTAGCCAAACTAATACCAAGAGCTTCACAGGCTTTTTTCTTATTATCTGTTCTGTTTCCATATAGTGCTAAGGCTTTAAGAATTGTTTGCTTTTCAATTCTTTCCAAGTTAAAATCATTTTTTACATTAATTTCTTCATTGCTTAACAGAAGCTTATCTGGAAGATGCTCTAGTCCTACAATTGAATCACCTTGAAGCATATTTACAATATATTCAATAGCATTTTGAAGTTCTCTAATGTTGCCAATCCAAGGATATTGAGCCAACCTTTCCATAGCCTCAGTGCTTATTTCTGGCCTTCTTTCATGGTATACACTGCAGTATCTATTCAAAAGATATTGTATTAGTACAGGGATATCTTCTTTCCTTTTTCTTAGGGGCGGCAGTTCTATAGGTATTACATTTAGTCTGTAATATAAATCCTCTCTAAACTTTCCACCTCTGACCATTGCTTCAAGGTTTTTGTTAGTAGCAGAAATTATCCTTATGTCAATTGATATAGGA includes these proteins:
- a CDS encoding YgeY family selenium metabolism-linked hydrolase, with protein sequence MELKNQISELSEKYKDDMVAFLRDMVSIPSTSCNEKKVIERIKYEMDKVGFDEVIIDKMGNIIGRIGSGKTVIAMDAHIDTVDVGDSSLWEVDPFEGELRDGIIYGRGASDQEGGMASMVYAGKIIKELGLTDDYTLYITGTVMEEDCDGLCWQYIIEQDNIKPNYVVITEPTNLNIYRGHRGRMELIVTTKGLSCHGSAPERGVNAIYKMVPIIQGIEKLNENLKEDPFLGKGTVTVTQIFFKSPSQCAVPDECTIQLDRRLTAGETLESAVAEIKAIKGAEDAIVEVLTYAQPSYTGLVYPTDKYYPTWVIDEKHVLIESAVETYKEMFNEEPKVDKWTFSTNGVSIMGRFGIPTIGFGPANEVYAHSPKDQVPVQHLVEACKFYAAFPKTLLNNLK